A genome region from Homo sapiens chromosome 8 genomic patch of type FIX, GRCh38.p14 PATCHES HG76_PATCH includes the following:
- the FAM90A19 gene encoding protein FAM90A19 (The RefSeq protein has 10 substitutions compared to this genomic sequence), producing the protein MMARRDPKSWAKRLVRAQTLQKQRRAPVGPRAPPPDEEDPRLKCKNCGAFGHTARSTRCPMKCWKAALVPATLGKKEGKENLKPWKPRVEANPGPLNKDKGEKEERPRQQDPQRKALLHMFSGKPPEKPLPNGKGSTESSDHLRVASGPMPVHTTSKRPRVDPVLADRSAAEMSGRGSVLASLSPLRKASLSSSSSLGPKERQTGAAADMPQPAVRHQGREPLLVVKPTHSSPEGGCREVPQAASKTHGLLQAARPQAQDKRPAVTSQPCPPAATHSLGLGSNLSFGPGAKRPAQAPIQACLKFPKKPRLGPFQIPESAIQGGELGAPGNLQPPPAATELGPSTSPQMGRRTPAQVPSVDWQPPHSTPCLPTAQACTMSHHSAASHDGAQPLRVLFRRLENGRWSSSLLAAPSFHSPEKPGAFLAQSPHVSEKSEAPCVRVPPSVLYEDLQVSSSSEDSDSDLE; encoded by the exons ATGATGGCACGTCGGGACCCCAAATCTTGGGCCAAGAGACTGGTGAGAGCCCAGACCCTCCAGAAGCAGCGGAGGGCCCCAGTTGGGCCAAGGGCTCCCCCGCCCGATGAAGAAGATCCCAGG CTCAAGTGCAAAAACTGCGGGGCCTTTGGCCACACGGCCAGAAGTACCAGGTGCCCCATGAAGTGCTGGAAGGCAGCCCTGGTTCCAGCGACCttggggaaaaaggaagggaaggaaaacctGAAACCATGGAAGCCCCGGGGTGAAGCCAACCCGGGGCCCTTGAACAAGgataagggagagaaggaagagagaccaAG GCAACAAGACCCGCAGAGGAAGGCTCTCCTCCACATGTTTTCCGGGAAACCTCCAGAGAAGCCGCTGCCGAATGGAAAAGGATCCACGGAATCTTCTGATTATCTGAGG GTTGCAAGCGGGCCAATGCCGGTCCACACAACCAGTAAGAGGCCGCGCTTGGACCCTGTCCTCGCTGATCGCTCAGCTACCGCAATGTCTGGCAGGGGCTCCGTCTTGGCTTCACTGTCTCCCCTCAGAAAAGCCAGCCTGAGCTCCTCCTCAAGTCTTGGACCAAAGGAAAGACAGACAGGGGCTGCGGCCGACATGCCTCAGCCTGCAGTCAGGCACCAGGGCCGCGAGCCTCTCCTCGTGGTGAAGCCGACACACAGCCGCCCCGAGGGTGGCTGCCGAGAAGTTCCCCAGGCTGCCTCCAAAACCCACGGCCTGCTCCAGGCCGCCAGACCCCAGGCACAAGACAAACGTCCTGCGGTGACCTCACAGCCCTGCCCGCCAGCCGCCACACACAGCTTGGGCCTAGGCTCCAATCTCAGCTTCGGGCCAGGAGCCAAGAGACCTGCCCAGGCTCCGATTCAGGCTTGCCTGAACTTCCCCAAGAAACCGAGACTGGGTCCCTTCCAGATCCCCGAAAGCGCCATCCAGGGAGGTGAGCTGGGGGCCCCGGAGAATCTCCAACCTCCGCCAGCCGCAACCGAACTTGGACCAAGTACGTCGCCCCAGATGGGCAGGAGGACACCGGCCCAGGTGCCCAGCGTCGACCGGCAGCCTCCGCACAGCAGACCTTGCCTGCCTACTGCCCAGGCCTGCACCATGTCCCATCACTCAGCGGCCAGCCATGATGGGgcccagcctctcagagtgctctTCCGGAGACTGGAAAACGGACGCTGGAGCTCCAGCCTCCTGGCGGCCCCCTCATTTCACTCTCCTGAGAAGCCGGGAGCCTTCCTCGCTCAGAGCCCTCATGTGTCAGAGAAGTCTGAGGCTCCCTGTGTTCGTGTCCCACCGAGCGTCCTCTATGAGGACCTTCAGGTTTCCTCCTCCTCAGAGGACAGCGATTCTGACCTGGAGTGA